The genomic interval ATTTTACCTGGATGAGATTTCCCGTTACCAACTGCTCACTTTTGAAGAAGAAGTGGAACTTGCAGAAAAGATAGCTGACGGCGATGAAGCGGCACGTCAGAGAATGATAAATTCCAATCTTAGACTCGTTGTAAAAATGGCCAGAGGCTACCAGATTTCTGGTGTAAGTCTTATGGATCTGATACAGGAAGGGAATCTGGGGCTTATTAAAGCAGCTGAGCGTTATGACTTCAGAAAGAATGTCAGATTCTGTACATATGCCGCGTGGTGGATAAAACAGGCCATAACACGTTATTTAACAGATAGAAGCAGATCCATAAGACTGCCCTATAGGAAAGAAGAGGCACTACGGCATATTCAGGATTTCATGCACCATTTTAGTATTGAGCATAAGAGATCTCCTTCATTACATGAAATATCCGATGGAACCAAGGTTAAATATAACGATGTTGTATCCATTATGGAATTTTCAGCTAATCCGATTTCACTGTATGCAGAAACAAATATTGAAAACGGAACTCTTATGGATATCCTGGTGGATGATAATTACAATCCCGATGGTGAGCTTTTCAAAAAGTGTGCCGAACAGGATACAAGAAATTCCCTTTACAAACTTAAAGATAATGAACGGAATATTATCCGCTACCGTTACAACTTTGTAGATGGTAAGAAACATACACTGAAAACAATCGGTGAGCAGATGGGTATATCTCCCGAGACTGTCCGTCAGATTGAGATCAGGGCTCTTAAAAAGTTGAAAGAAGAAGCCCCGGAGCTGAAAGAGTATATGTTTGCATAGCCTTCTGCCTTGACCAAGTAGTGAATCCGTCCTAGATTCTCTTTTATGTATGTATTAGGAATCGAATCATCATGTGACGAATGCGCCGCTTCTGTAGTGAAAGACGGCAATGTTGTGCTCAGTAATATAATAGCCACCCAGATTGAGGATCACAAACCCTGGCAGGGTGTGGTCCCCGAGATCGCATCCCGTATTCATACCAGATGGATCTGGTCTGTTGTCGAAGAGGCTCTGACTATAGCCGGGATTGAAAAGAAGGATCTTGACGGCATTGCCGTAACAAACAGACCCGGTCTGGTTGGTTCACTTCTTGTAGGTCTCTCCTTTGCCAAGGGGCTGGCCTGGTCTCTGGATATTCCTTTTATCGGAGTTGATCACATAAGAGCCCATCTTTATGCTCCTCATCTTGAAAATGACATTACTTATCCATATCTGGGACTTCTCGTTTCAGGTGGTCATACGGTTATTGCCATTGTCAGAGGTTTTGATCAGATTGAAGTTCTGGGAACAACCATAGACGATGCCTGCGGTGAGGCCTTTGATAAAATTGCCAAACATTATGAGCTGGGATATCCCGGAGGAGTCGCCATCGATCGTCTGGCGGTTAAGGGTGATCCCAAAGCATTCCGTTTCCCCAGTCCCAATCTCCATAAGGGAGATCATGAATATGATGTTTCCTATTCCGGTCTGAAGACTGCTGTTATCAATCAGCTTGATCAGTTTCTTAATCCCGGATACGAGAAATCAAAAGAGAACATTGCTGCCTCCTTCCAGAAGCGGGCTGTTGATATCCTGGTGAAGAAAGTCCAAAAAGCAGTAAAGAGTACAGGAATAAGAACTGTTGTTGCCGGCGGTGGTGTTACCGCAAATTCCTATATGAGATCCTCTCTTGAGGCGATGTGGGACGTAAAGTGCTATTATCCCTCCCTTGAGCTTTGTACCGATAATGCGGCTATGATTGCGGGAATCGGGTATCAGTATCTTAAGGAGGGCAAAGGATCAGATTTTTCCGAGAACGCCCGTGCCAGGGTCCCATCCTTTAAAAGAGGTTACCCCTAAGATTTTCCTCTTGATGATCTGTCCTGTTTCAGGGTATTTTACTAAGTCGGTATTTTAACTTCTTTACATATTGTTATATGCCTGAAATTGAGATAAACCGAAAAATAAGTACGGGAGCTAATCCATGTCCAAAGACTTTAATCTTGATGATTCCATAAGAAAAATTAATGATTTTCCTCATAAAGGAATTCGGTATTTTGATATCACAAGCATTCTGACTAATCCGGAAGCATTTTCATGGTGTATTGATCAGATGGTTGAGTACTATAAAGATAAGAATATAGATGCTGTAGCCGCTGTTGAGTCCAGAGGTTTTATTTTCTCTGCACCCTTTGCCAAGGCTATGCATATTCCCCTGATTCTAGTAAGAAAAGCCGGTAAACTTCCCGGTGTAACTCTGAAAAAATCTTATCAGCTTGAATACGGTAAGGCTGAAGTTGAGATTCATCAGAGTGATGTTCCCCAGGGGAAAAATGTCCTTCTCGTTGATGATCTGCTTGCTACTGGTGGAACCATGGGTGCTGCTGTTGAGCTGCTGACTATGGGCGGTGCCGATGTTAAACATATTTTTGGAATTATCGGTCTTCCCTTTCTGAAATATGCAGATAAGCTTCCCGGTATCGAGATTAAAACTCTTATTGAATATAATAGTGAAAAGGTCGGTGATTAAGCAGACTTAATTTTTTAAACAATTTGCGGGTATCGCTTGACATAAAAAGTCAATTTTAATATCATGCCCGCAGATCAAACAACGAACTTGTCTGGTTGCTTCAAGGGAGCACAGGATGTTGGGGATTGTTTGTGAAATATATCCTGGTAGTGTAATTGGTAACACTGCAGTTTCTGGTACTGCCTTTGGGGGTTCGAGTCCTCCCCGGGATGTTTAAACAGAAGTCCCTTGCTTTAAGAATATCAGCAAGATGATATTCAACTATTGTATTTGAGTTTTTAAAAATTCATAGGGATTGAAAGCCGGCTGGTAAAGCCGGCTTTTTTGTAAATATACGTTTTTGCTAATGTATATTTATCGAAAAATGTTGTATAAATATTTAACTGAGGGGTGGTTTATGCAGAAAAGAGCTTATCTGGTTCTGGAAAACGGTTTTGTCTTTCCCGGCAGCTGTTTCGGAGCCGAGCTTCCGTCGGTGAGTGATCTCACTGATGGGATGGAGCTTCCGTACGGAGAGCTTGTTTTTAACACTGGAATGTCAGGGTATCATGAGATCCTGACTGATCCTTCCTATACGGGACAGATTGTCACAATGACATATCCTCATATAGGAAACTACGGATGTGATGATCTCTGGTCTGAAAACGGACCCGAAGATGAAAGCCGAAAAGATGTAAAAGTCTCAGCCTTGGTTGTCCGTGATCTTTATGATGGACCGGTCCCCGAAGGCCGTATAAAACTACCTGAATATCTGGATAGAAACGGTATCTGCGGTATCAGCGGAGTCGATACAAGAAGACTCACTCTGATGCTAAGAGATGAGGGAAGCTGTAATGCAGTACTTGTAAAATCTTCCCGCTCTGAATCCGGACTGAGTGATGATGATCTGAAACTCTGTCAGGACTACCTTAAAAAACTTCCCTCCATGGAAGGACAGAATCTGATTGCAGATGTGGGTACTTCCCGGATGGTTACCATAGACGGTGCAGGATCACACATTGCACTTTTAGACTGTGGAATTAAAGCCAATATCATCAGAGAGCTGGAACAGAGGGGCTGCAGGATAAGTCTGATTCCCTCGGATGCTTCAATAGAAGATATAAGAAAACTGAATCCTCAGGGGGTCTTTCTTTCAAACGGTCCCGGAGACCCGGGAGTACTGAAGAAACAGGTTGATCTGGCTCGGAATCTTCTGGGTGAATACCCCCTGGTGGGTATCTGTCTTGGACATCAGATTCTTGGACAGTCCATCGGAGCAGAAACCTTCAAGATGAAGTTCGGACATCACGGCTGCAACCACCCTGTTCGGGATGAAGAGAGCGGACGAGTATTCGTGACTTCCCAGAACCATGGTTTTGCGGTGAATGAAGAATCTCTTCCTGAGGGAGTGACTGTTCGTTTCAGAAATGCCAATGACGGATCTATTGAAGGGCTGGAGTGGAAGGATAAAAATCTGCTCTGTGTGCAGTTTCATCCCGAAGCCGCCCCGGGTCCTGTAGATTCATCCTGGATTTTTGATGCCTTTCTTGATGTTGTGAAAAAGAATGATATGACTGAGGTGAAGGAGAAATAATGCCTGCCAGAAAAGATTTACATAAAATACTTATTATCGGATCAGGTCCGATTATTATCGGTCAGGCCTGTGAGTTTGATTATTCCGGAAGCCAGGCGGTTAAAGCCCTTAAAGAAGAAGGGTATGAAGTCATTCTTGTTAACCCCAATCCCGCAACCGTTATGACGACTCCCGGTATTGCCGACAGGATTTACGTTGAGCCCCTCACTGTTAAATATGTAACAGAAATCATCCGTAAGGAACGCCCTGATGCAGTTCTCTCCACCATGGGAGGACAGACTGCTCTGAACCTGACTCTGGATCTGGCAGAAGAGGGTGTTCTGGAAGAATATGGAGTGGAAGTTATCGGTGCAAAAACCGACTCTATCTTCAAAGCTGAAGACAGGGGTGAGTTTAAGAAGGTTGTTGAAAGCCTTGGACTGGAATCTCCCAGATCCATTACAACAAAGACTGTTGCCGGAGCCCTTAAGCTCGAAAAAGAAGTGGGACTTCCCCTGGTAATTCGCCCCAGTTTCACACTGGGTGGAATGGGGGGAAGCATTGCCTATGATCATGACGAACTTAAGTCTCTTGTAGAGAGGGCACTCCTTGAGAGTCCTGTGAGTGAGGCCCTTATTGAAGAGTCCCTTATCGGCTGGAAAGAGTTTGAAATGGAAGTTATGAGAGATAAGGCTGATAACGCCATTATCGTCTGTTCCATAGAAAATATAGACCCCATGGGAGTCCATACAGGTGACAGTATCACCATAGCTCCCATACAGACCCTGGATGACAGGGCATTTCAGAAAATGAGAACTGCATCCATCGATATTTTGCGGGCCATCGGTGTGGACTGCGGCGGTTCAAATGTACAGTTTGCCGTTAAGCCCGATACAGGCCGGATGATTGTTATTGAAATGAATCCCCGTGTCTCACGTTCTTCGGCACTTGCGAGTAAGGCCACTGGATTTCCTATCGCTCGCTGTTCCGCCAAACTGGCAGTCGGTTATACCCTGGATGAGGTAACAAACGAAATTACCGGTAAAACAGCATCCTGTTTTGAACCTGCACTGGATTACTGTGCTGTAAAGGTTCCCCGTTTTGAGACCGAAAAGTTCCCCACCGGCTATTCCGCCCTGGGTACACAGATGAAATCAGTAGGTGAGGCACTGGCTCTTGGGAGAACAGCTCTCGAGGCCTTGAATAAAGCACTGAGAGCCGCTGAAACAGGGCATGACGGATTGACTGAAATGCGGGTGTCCGATGAGGAGCTCGAAAGAATCCTTACGACAGCACATCCTCGAAGACTCATGGGTGCCTATACCTGGATAAAATGGAATCCCAAGGGATCTCTTGAAGAACTCTCTGAAAAGACAGGGTTCAATATCTGGTTTCTCTATCAGCTGCAGCAGCAGGTAAAACTCGAAAACAGAATTGCAGCAGCTTCCAAACTGGATGAATCTCTTATGATGGAAGCCAAGAAATGCGGTCTCTCTGACAGCAGAATCGGCGAACTGACATCAGAATCTACTGCAGCCGTTGAAAAACTGAGACTGTCCATGGGGATAGAGCCCAGTTATCACTTTGTAGATACCTGTGCAGGGGAGATCAACGCAAAAACTCCTTATTTCTACTCCACCTGGGGTGAGATTGATGAAGGTACACCAACAGGAGATGAGGGAGTCATAATCCTTGCATCCGGACCCAACAGAATCGGCCAGGGTCTTGAGTTTGACACATGCTGTACTCTTGCATCCATGAGTCTCAGGGAAGAGGGAGTCAAGACAATCATGATCAACTCCAATCCTGAAACTGTCTCTACGGACTTTAATATATCAGACCGTCTCTATATGGAGCCTCTGACTGCAGAATCTGTAAAGCAGATTATGAAGAAAGAACAGGTTAACAAGATTGTTGTTCAGCTTGGCGGTCAGACTCCACTTAATATGGTGGAGGAGCTTGAAGAGGCTGGAGCCATCGTCGTAGGTACGGCAGTGGATAATATCAACAAGGCGGAGGACAGAAAACTGTTCTCAGAAGCCATGGGCAAGTTGGAACTGAATCAACCCAGGAACAAGAGTGCCTATAACAGAGAAGAAGTGGCACAGTTTTCAAGGGAGATCGGATTTCCCGTACTTCTGAGACCCTCGTTTGTTCTGGGTGGCAGAAGCATGTTTATCGCCTACTCGGAAGATGAACTGGATATTTTCCTCTCCAAAGGGATTCCAATCTCCGATGACAGACCCGTACTGGTGGACCAGTTCCTGGAAGATGCCTTTGAATATGATCTTGATGCCGTATCTGATGGTGAAAATGTATATGTCGGTGGTATTATGCAGCATATCGAGGCAGCGGGGATTCACTCCGGTGACTCTGCCTGTGTGTTCCCTCCCTATAAATCGACTCCCGAGATACTCAACGAGATGGCCGATGCGGCAGTGTCCATTGCCCGTGAGTTTCAGGTCAAGGGATTTCTGAATATACAGTTTGCTGTAAAGGATGATGTTCTCTATATCCTTGAAGTCAACCCCAGAGCCTCCAGAACGGTTCCCTTTCTTTCCAAGACATCAGGTGTCAATCTGATTCAGGCTGCAGTTAAGCTGTGGAATGGAACAGATCTTATGAAACAGGGGCTTGTGGATAAGAAAAGCGGTGTAGGACAGGGATACTGTCAGACAGGATGGGCTATAAAAGAAGCAGTCTTCTCATTTGACCGCTTTTCCGGACTTGATCCGGTTCTCGGACCGGAGATGAAGTCTACCGGAGAGGCCATCGGTATAGGAGAGAGCTATGGAGAGGCCTTTGCCAAGGTACAGGCTGCCGTAGGCTGCTATCTTCCTATCAAGGGGAGAGTTTTTGTAACAGTTACGGATAAGGATAAGCAGATCATACTCCCCATTGTTAAAGATCTTGTAGAGATGGGATTTGAGATTGCCGCCACCAGGGGGACCGCAGACTTCCTCTATAAAAACGGTATCTTCTCTGAGGTCATACTCAAGCTGCACCAGGGGCATCCCTCTGTAGTGGATCATATGAGCAGCGGTCGTATCGACATGCTGATCAATACACCTCTGGGACGTTCTTCTCAGATTGAGGATGAAGAGATCAGGACCGAGGCAGTTAAACGGAAGATTCCCTATACAACCACCACGAGTGCCGCTAAGGCAGCGGTTATCGGGATCAAATATCTGAGAGGGGAAACTGTTACCTGTAATCCTCTTCCCGGCAGCTGGTAGGAAAACAATAAGGCTGAAGGAGGTATGAATATCTTGTTCAGCTCAGGGTTTTTCAGCAGATATTGATTAAGTCTTATAAATAAAGAGGGGGCTGCCTTCCGGAATCCGGAGGGCAGCCCCATTGTTTTTGTCAAAACTATATTCTAATCGGAATAAATAATTATTCTTCAAGAACCACATTGTTGTAGTAGAAGTTGATCGCATCGATCAGAGCTTCCCATGAAGCCTCAATGATGTTTTCCGAAACACCTACTGAGTCCCATGTTGATTTATTGTCGGTGAAAGTAATAAATACTCTGACCTTTGCGGCTGTCGCCTCTTCGGGGTTGAGAACACGAACCCTGTAGTCCGAGAGGTGAATATTCTTCAAGAAGGGGAAACTGGGGATCAGGGCATCACGAACCGAGGCGTTCAGTGTATCAACGGGACCTTCACCGACTGCCGCTCCCATATGTTCAATGCCACCGGCATTAAGAAACATACGTCCCACTGTCTTGCTCTTGCTGTCCATGGTCTTGTAGGACTCAAGATGATAGTTCTTAAGCTCAAACAGGGGAGTGAATTTGTCCAGAGCCTTTCTCATGATCACGTCAAATGAGGCTTCCGCCGCTTCGTATTCATATCCTTCCATCTCTTTCTTCTTCAGAGTGTCAGTCAGAGAAGCTACGATATGGGAGTTCTTGTTGAAATCACCGTATTTTGCCAGTTTTCTTACTATGGTAGATTTTCCGGCCAGTTCTGAAAGGAGAATGCGTCTTGAGTTTCCAACCAGGGCACTGTCCATATGTTCCATAAGGTGTTCAGCCTTGGCCAGAACATCAGCGTGCTGTCCGGCTTTGTGACTGAATGCTGACTCTCCCACATAGGCCTGATTCTTTTCAGGAATGATATTCGCTTTTTCTGCTGTGAAGCGGGAAAGTTTAGTCAGCTCTTTCAGGTGTTCCCCTGCATGGATCTTTTTATCCATTTTAAGAACCAGATTGGGGATGATGGCACAGAGGTTGGCGTTTCCGACTCTCTCTCCCCAGCCGTTGATTGTTCCCTGTACGTGTACTGCTCCTGCATCAACAGAAAGGATGGTGGAGGCAACCGCTGTTCCGGTATCATCATGGAAATGAACTCCCAGGGGCGCCAGGTTCATACCATGCAGCTGATTTATTGTAGCAATAGCTGTCTGGGGAAGTGTTCCGCCGTTTGTGTCACACATTACCAGACAATCTGCACCGGCTTCGCTTGCTGTCTGCAGAACTTTCAACGCATATTCCTTATTATGGATATAACCGTCAAAGAAATGCTCCAGGTCAAAAATTATTTCACGTCCTTCACCTTTTAGATAGCTGACTGAGTCAAAAATCATGTTCAGATTCTCTTCCAGGCTTGTATTCAGAACTTCCTGAGCATGGGCATCCCAAGCCTTACCCACAATAACTACTGTGGGAGTTTCGGCCTGAAGCAGGGCGCTGATATGAGCATCCTGGGAGGCTTTACCATCGGGTTTGCGGGTGGAGCCGAATGCACAGATCTTTGAGTGCTTCAGGTTGAGAGAACGGACTTCTTTGAAAAAAGCAGTTTCCCGTTCGGAAGCCAGAGGAAATCCGCCTTCAATATAGTCAATTCCGAAGCTGTCGAGCATTTCTGCAATCTCAAGTTTGTCTTTCAGGGTAAAGTTGATTCCCGTACCCTGTGTACCATCCCGTAAAGTAGTATCAAATACAGCAATTTCAGATTGTCCCATGCTTATACCTCTCAGGTTCTAAATAAAAGAACTCGTTGCTAATCATGTTAAATAGCAATAAAATAGTTTTATGGGTAAAGATAATGTATTTGACAGGCTTGTGAAAGACCTTTCTTCCGAAGAAAGACGTAAAATGATCGAAAAAATGGAAGAAAATATCCATGTTAGTCAAGAACCAATGGATAATCACGTTGAAAATGAGTCTATTCAGTCAATAGAAGACGAATATAAGGCACTTCCTTGGTTAGATAAGATGATAATATTTCTGCAATCGCTATTTTTGATGAAAGATAAGCTGGAATTGACAAAAAAGCATGTGGTAAAGGCTGTTGCGAGGCAGTTGTCTTACCTCAGTCCCGATCTTATTGATGTAAAACATCAGGCTCTGTCCGGAGAGTTCTGTAAAAAACTGAAAGATGTAGAATATTCGGCAAGCTTTATTAAACATCCTCTTTCAGGTTGCTTTGGTATTGATAAGGTTAAGTTCTATGCCTTGATCGGACAGTTGGAATTCCAGCAGCTCCATGATTCTCTCAAAGATAAGGTTGATCCACTGGATATGGGACGGAAAAATCCCAATATGGGCGGCCCTGCAATCAGGAAAAAGATCAGTGAGGATACGGAGGTGCTTCTTGCTCAGATAGGGAGAGAAGACCGCATGAGAATGATGGAGACCACCAGGACTCTCAATACGCTTTATCAGTTAAGTCTCTTTCCCTATGACCAGATTACCAGCCAGTTTCCCGACTCTCCTGACGGAACCCTGCTTGCCGCAGGTTTCTCCAATGTGAAAGATTCACTTGTGCAATTGGCAGCTA from Oceanispirochaeta sp. M1 carries:
- a CDS encoding RNA polymerase sigma factor RpoD/SigA, which codes for MKYKTDTSYDSSLKFYLDEISRYQLLTFEEEVELAEKIADGDEAARQRMINSNLRLVVKMARGYQISGVSLMDLIQEGNLGLIKAAERYDFRKNVRFCTYAAWWIKQAITRYLTDRSRSIRLPYRKEEALRHIQDFMHHFSIEHKRSPSLHEISDGTKVKYNDVVSIMEFSANPISLYAETNIENGTLMDILVDDNYNPDGELFKKCAEQDTRNSLYKLKDNERNIIRYRYNFVDGKKHTLKTIGEQMGISPETVRQIEIRALKKLKEEAPELKEYMFA
- the tsaD gene encoding tRNA (adenosine(37)-N6)-threonylcarbamoyltransferase complex transferase subunit TsaD; amino-acid sequence: MYVLGIESSCDECAASVVKDGNVVLSNIIATQIEDHKPWQGVVPEIASRIHTRWIWSVVEEALTIAGIEKKDLDGIAVTNRPGLVGSLLVGLSFAKGLAWSLDIPFIGVDHIRAHLYAPHLENDITYPYLGLLVSGGHTVIAIVRGFDQIEVLGTTIDDACGEAFDKIAKHYELGYPGGVAIDRLAVKGDPKAFRFPSPNLHKGDHEYDVSYSGLKTAVINQLDQFLNPGYEKSKENIAASFQKRAVDILVKKVQKAVKSTGIRTVVAGGGVTANSYMRSSLEAMWDVKCYYPSLELCTDNAAMIAGIGYQYLKEGKGSDFSENARARVPSFKRGYP
- a CDS encoding adenine phosphoribosyltransferase translates to MSKDFNLDDSIRKINDFPHKGIRYFDITSILTNPEAFSWCIDQMVEYYKDKNIDAVAAVESRGFIFSAPFAKAMHIPLILVRKAGKLPGVTLKKSYQLEYGKAEVEIHQSDVPQGKNVLLVDDLLATGGTMGAAVELLTMGGADVKHIFGIIGLPFLKYADKLPGIEIKTLIEYNSEKVGD
- the carA gene encoding glutamine-hydrolyzing carbamoyl-phosphate synthase small subunit encodes the protein MQKRAYLVLENGFVFPGSCFGAELPSVSDLTDGMELPYGELVFNTGMSGYHEILTDPSYTGQIVTMTYPHIGNYGCDDLWSENGPEDESRKDVKVSALVVRDLYDGPVPEGRIKLPEYLDRNGICGISGVDTRRLTLMLRDEGSCNAVLVKSSRSESGLSDDDLKLCQDYLKKLPSMEGQNLIADVGTSRMVTIDGAGSHIALLDCGIKANIIRELEQRGCRISLIPSDASIEDIRKLNPQGVFLSNGPGDPGVLKKQVDLARNLLGEYPLVGICLGHQILGQSIGAETFKMKFGHHGCNHPVRDEESGRVFVTSQNHGFAVNEESLPEGVTVRFRNANDGSIEGLEWKDKNLLCVQFHPEAAPGPVDSSWIFDAFLDVVKKNDMTEVKEK
- the carB gene encoding carbamoyl-phosphate synthase large subunit — encoded protein: MPARKDLHKILIIGSGPIIIGQACEFDYSGSQAVKALKEEGYEVILVNPNPATVMTTPGIADRIYVEPLTVKYVTEIIRKERPDAVLSTMGGQTALNLTLDLAEEGVLEEYGVEVIGAKTDSIFKAEDRGEFKKVVESLGLESPRSITTKTVAGALKLEKEVGLPLVIRPSFTLGGMGGSIAYDHDELKSLVERALLESPVSEALIEESLIGWKEFEMEVMRDKADNAIIVCSIENIDPMGVHTGDSITIAPIQTLDDRAFQKMRTASIDILRAIGVDCGGSNVQFAVKPDTGRMIVIEMNPRVSRSSALASKATGFPIARCSAKLAVGYTLDEVTNEITGKTASCFEPALDYCAVKVPRFETEKFPTGYSALGTQMKSVGEALALGRTALEALNKALRAAETGHDGLTEMRVSDEELERILTTAHPRRLMGAYTWIKWNPKGSLEELSEKTGFNIWFLYQLQQQVKLENRIAAASKLDESLMMEAKKCGLSDSRIGELTSESTAAVEKLRLSMGIEPSYHFVDTCAGEINAKTPYFYSTWGEIDEGTPTGDEGVIILASGPNRIGQGLEFDTCCTLASMSLREEGVKTIMINSNPETVSTDFNISDRLYMEPLTAESVKQIMKKEQVNKIVVQLGGQTPLNMVEELEEAGAIVVGTAVDNINKAEDRKLFSEAMGKLELNQPRNKSAYNREEVAQFSREIGFPVLLRPSFVLGGRSMFIAYSEDELDIFLSKGIPISDDRPVLVDQFLEDAFEYDLDAVSDGENVYVGGIMQHIEAAGIHSGDSACVFPPYKSTPEILNEMADAAVSIAREFQVKGFLNIQFAVKDDVLYILEVNPRASRTVPFLSKTSGVNLIQAAVKLWNGTDLMKQGLVDKKSGVGQGYCQTGWAIKEAVFSFDRFSGLDPVLGPEMKSTGEAIGIGESYGEAFAKVQAAVGCYLPIKGRVFVTVTDKDKQIILPIVKDLVEMGFEIAATRGTADFLYKNGIFSEVILKLHQGHPSVVDHMSSGRIDMLINTPLGRSSQIEDEEIRTEAVKRKIPYTTTTSAAKAAVIGIKYLRGETVTCNPLPGSW
- the cimA gene encoding citramalate synthase; the protein is MGQSEIAVFDTTLRDGTQGTGINFTLKDKLEIAEMLDSFGIDYIEGGFPLASERETAFFKEVRSLNLKHSKICAFGSTRKPDGKASQDAHISALLQAETPTVVIVGKAWDAHAQEVLNTSLEENLNMIFDSVSYLKGEGREIIFDLEHFFDGYIHNKEYALKVLQTASEAGADCLVMCDTNGGTLPQTAIATINQLHGMNLAPLGVHFHDDTGTAVASTILSVDAGAVHVQGTINGWGERVGNANLCAIIPNLVLKMDKKIHAGEHLKELTKLSRFTAEKANIIPEKNQAYVGESAFSHKAGQHADVLAKAEHLMEHMDSALVGNSRRILLSELAGKSTIVRKLAKYGDFNKNSHIVASLTDTLKKKEMEGYEYEAAEASFDVIMRKALDKFTPLFELKNYHLESYKTMDSKSKTVGRMFLNAGGIEHMGAAVGEGPVDTLNASVRDALIPSFPFLKNIHLSDYRVRVLNPEEATAAKVRVFITFTDNKSTWDSVGVSENIIEASWEALIDAINFYYNNVVLEE